The following coding sequences are from one Pocillopora verrucosa isolate sample1 chromosome 5, ASM3666991v2, whole genome shotgun sequence window:
- the LOC136281120 gene encoding uncharacterized protein, with the protein MNPIPDFGCRSLRFKKSEGECAPQRYVFKEIFLPMGTELTTHDCRYECLMESKCLSVNIGPPNKTGFRLCQLSTFDHTQHREDREIRKGFILWASENSCSSNPCLHDSTCLNGYTDKRYICLCPHNYTGENCEKAFKAVFSNLNATGRYGPTSLGSYYASQDHDEQVALSRGIQKWTVPHTGDYRIEAIGAAGGYDVTTNSSRYRGRGARMIGTFHLNKGEVTQIIVGQEGGINKMDESSGGGEGTFVVRGADTPLIIAGGGGGIDSAKSRHVGCDASTNTTGNPGYRSWSGGINGHGAQTPSANSVSSGKNIFQQSLAFQHFGNKNSKISYEISILSYSHNILIKNFLIQSFS; encoded by the exons ATGAATCCAATTCCAGATTTTGGCTGCCGAAGTCTTAGGTTTAAGAAATCGGAAGGAGAATGTGCTCCTCAACGTTacgtatttaaagaaattttcttgcCAATGGGGACAGAGCTAACGACTCATGACTGTAGATACGAGTGCCTCATGGAAAGCAAATGTTTGTCTGTAAACATCGGCCCACCAAACAAGACAGGCTTcaggctctgccaactgagtaCTTTTGACCACACCCAACATCGTGAAGATAGAGAAATACGAAAAGGTTTTATTCTCTGGGCCTCTGAG AATTCGTGCTCCAGTAATCCATGCCTCCATGATTCCACCTGTCTTAATGGATATACCGACAAGAGATATATTTGCCTGTGTCCACATAATTACAcgggagaaaactgtgaaaaag CATTCAAAGCCGTGTTCTCAAATCTCAATGCTACTGGAAGATATGGTCCAACATCGCTCGGAAGTTACTACGCAAGTCAGGATCATGACGAACAAGTTGCTCTGTCCAGAGGTATTCAAAAGTGGACTGTGCCGCACACTGGTgattacagaatagaagcaataggagcaGCAGGAGGGTACGATGTAACTACCAACAGCTCGCGCTACCGAggaagaggagcaagaatgattggaactTTTCACTTAAACAAGGGTGAAGTTACTCAGATAATTGTAGGTCAAGAGGGAGGAATAAACAAGATGGACGAATCCTCTGGCGGTGGTGAAGGTACATTTGTTGTGAGAGGAGCCGACAcacctttgataatagctggaggcggaggagggATAGATTCTGCAAAGTCTAGACATGTAGGGTGCGACGCAAGCACAAACACGACTGGGAATCCTGGGTACAGATCATGGTCAGGGGGAATCAATGGACATGGTGCACAGACTCCTAGCGCTAATTCTGTTTCATcaggtaagaatatttttcaacaatctttagcatttcagcattttggcaataaaaattcaaaaatttcgTACGAAATATCTATTCTGTCATATTCTCACAATATcctcatcaaaaattttctaaTTCAGTCATTCTCATGA